Proteins from a genomic interval of Desulfurobacterium sp. TC5-1:
- the alr gene encoding alanine racemase — MLRWAEVYLDRLKRNYESLKRFAGNKKIIAVVKANAYGHGSVAVASFLERKTDVSAFAVATVFEGIELREGGIKSPIIVMSNPLFESARNFLEYDLIPVVFDFESLGIAIEMGIPFHVKIDTGMGRLGFMPDDFQKLTEFFSSPLFKGIMSHFPVSDEDETFTRQQFSFFMRFVKEALKVNSDIAVHVDNSAAVPYHFDSLLTHSRIGLALYGSKPGPDFPIKLEQVMEIKSRLIQVKTLPEGWGISYGRTYVTSSKEKVGVVAFGYADGLMRSLSGKWYVKVNGEKCPVRGRICMDMTVVSLEGVDARPGDEVVITDRELTFDKMAEEAGTISYEIMCDISPRVKRVFLEE; from the coding sequence ATGCTGAGATGGGCAGAAGTTTACCTTGATAGATTAAAAAGAAATTATGAAAGTTTGAAAAGGTTTGCCGGAAATAAGAAGATTATTGCTGTTGTTAAAGCGAATGCTTATGGTCACGGAAGTGTTGCAGTCGCTTCTTTTTTAGAGAGAAAGACAGATGTTTCTGCTTTTGCCGTTGCTACTGTATTTGAAGGGATAGAACTTAGAGAGGGCGGTATAAAAAGTCCTATTATTGTTATGAGTAATCCTCTCTTTGAGAGTGCCAGGAATTTTTTAGAGTATGACTTGATACCTGTAGTTTTTGATTTTGAAAGTCTTGGTATTGCTATTGAAATGGGAATTCCTTTTCATGTGAAGATAGATACCGGCATGGGGAGACTCGGATTTATGCCGGACGATTTTCAAAAGTTAACGGAGTTTTTTTCTTCACCTCTGTTCAAAGGTATCATGAGCCATTTCCCCGTTTCTGACGAGGACGAGACTTTTACCAGACAGCAGTTTTCGTTTTTTATGAGGTTTGTGAAGGAAGCTTTGAAGGTAAACAGCGATATTGCTGTTCATGTTGATAACAGTGCTGCGGTACCGTACCATTTTGATTCTTTGCTTACACATTCAAGGATAGGACTTGCTTTATATGGAAGTAAACCAGGTCCTGACTTTCCGATAAAGCTTGAACAGGTTATGGAGATAAAGTCGAGACTTATACAGGTTAAGACGTTGCCCGAAGGATGGGGTATCTCTTACGGTAGAACTTATGTTACCTCTTCAAAGGAAAAAGTTGGTGTAGTTGCCTTTGGATATGCAGATGGGTTGATGAGGAGCCTTTCCGGAAAATGGTATGTAAAGGTAAACGGTGAAAAGTGCCCGGTCAGGGGAAGAATCTGCATGGATATGACAGTTGTTTCTCTCGAAGGGGTTGATGCCCGTCCCGGTGATGAGGTTGTTATTACTGACAGGGAGCTTACCTTTGATAAAATGGCAGAAGAGGCGGGAACGATTTCTTACGAAATTATGTGTGATATTAGCCCCAGAGTAAAAAGGGTATTCTTAGAAGAATAG
- a CDS encoding PHP domain-containing protein, whose protein sequence is MDSYSSNEIMVDLHVHTTCSDGTDKPEEVVKLASLKGLSLISITDHDTVSGLESAVNAGKVYGVEVIPGIEVTADTSMLPASAEFHVLGYFINPDSPSILELVDFFSKSREERNRILIERLGEEGFNITYDELEKVFGKNFGKPNIVTMLVKKQMVSSRKKAFALLRRLKVKRRKLDYREIFRLIKEAGGIPVLAHPYTLKLGCSRLYKFVSQLKREGLEGIEVIHSEHTPSMVVNFKEMAKELGLYTTGGSDYHGYNKPDIDIGMLKIKMKDLNFGVFAGV, encoded by the coding sequence ATGGATAGCTATAGCAGCAATGAAATAATGGTTGATCTTCATGTTCATACGACCTGTTCTGACGGAACAGATAAACCGGAAGAAGTCGTTAAACTTGCGTCTCTAAAAGGTCTTTCTCTTATAAGTATAACCGATCACGATACAGTTTCAGGTCTTGAAAGTGCTGTCAATGCCGGAAAAGTATATGGTGTTGAGGTGATTCCTGGGATAGAGGTAACAGCCGATACATCCATGCTTCCTGCATCTGCCGAGTTTCACGTTCTCGGCTACTTTATTAATCCCGATTCGCCTTCAATTCTTGAGCTTGTGGACTTTTTTTCAAAATCAAGAGAAGAGAGAAACAGGATTCTCATTGAGCGTCTTGGCGAAGAAGGATTTAATATAACTTATGATGAACTTGAAAAAGTTTTCGGTAAAAACTTTGGAAAGCCGAATATAGTAACGATGCTTGTTAAAAAACAGATGGTTTCTTCCAGAAAGAAAGCTTTTGCCCTTTTAAGACGGCTGAAGGTGAAAAGAAGGAAGCTTGATTACCGGGAGATTTTCAGGTTGATAAAAGAAGCCGGAGGTATTCCCGTTCTCGCACACCCCTATACGTTGAAGTTGGGATGCTCCAGACTTTACAAGTTCGTTTCACAGCTTAAGAGAGAAGGGCTTGAAGGTATTGAGGTTATTCATTCAGAACACACCCCCTCTATGGTTGTTAATTTTAAAGAGATGGCAAAAGAACTCGGCCTTTACACCACAGGTGGCAGTGATTATCACGGGTATAATAAGCCTGACATAGACATTGGAATGCTTAAAATTAAAATGAAGGATCTCAATTTTGGCGTTTTTGCTGGAGTGTAA
- a CDS encoding 50S ribosomal protein L11 methyltransferase yields the protein MERYYMAFDFAIPNEERDKADCILFEAGCKGIEDLKEENGISYIRVYFDGDTDFNPQASPLKDYLLGSFRIEEQNWNENWKKHFKPTPIGKKIVVVPSWMKDEFNPGDRIPIYIYPGQTFGTGTHETTKLIMELIEEFMLPGFSFLDVGCGSGILSILAKKLGAKKVVACDIQKEVEDELELNMAINNISGIEFVPGSVDAVEGTFDMVAANIEKHLLEPLIPDLVKRTERYLLVSGVLKSQEEDMVKELKTNGLVINEIRREGEWIAIAAMK from the coding sequence ATGGAAAGGTACTACATGGCTTTTGACTTTGCCATTCCAAACGAAGAGAGGGACAAGGCAGACTGCATACTTTTTGAAGCGGGATGCAAGGGGATAGAAGATTTAAAAGAGGAAAACGGAATATCCTACATTCGTGTGTATTTTGACGGTGATACCGACTTTAATCCCCAGGCCTCACCGCTTAAGGATTATCTCCTTGGTTCTTTTAGAATAGAAGAGCAGAACTGGAACGAAAACTGGAAAAAGCACTTCAAGCCGACACCAATTGGAAAAAAAATTGTCGTTGTTCCTTCCTGGATGAAGGACGAGTTTAATCCAGGTGACAGGATACCTATTTACATATATCCGGGTCAAACCTTTGGTACAGGTACTCACGAAACTACAAAGTTGATTATGGAACTTATAGAAGAATTTATGCTTCCGGGTTTTTCATTTTTAGATGTTGGTTGTGGTAGTGGTATTCTCTCCATTTTAGCTAAAAAACTTGGTGCGAAAAAGGTTGTTGCCTGTGATATTCAAAAAGAGGTTGAAGATGAACTTGAACTTAACATGGCAATAAACAATATTTCAGGTATAGAGTTTGTTCCTGGAAGTGTTGATGCTGTTGAAGGCACTTTTGACATGGTTGCTGCAAACATAGAAAAGCATCTTTTGGAGCCACTAATTCCCGACCTGGTTAAAAGGACTGAAAGGTATCTCCTTGTTTCCGGTGTTTTGAAAAGTCAGGAAGAGGACATGGTTAAAGAGCTTAAAACTAACGGCCTTGTTATTAATGAGATTAGAAGGGAAGGTGAATGGATAGCTATAGCAGCAATGAAATAA
- the ftsY gene encoding signal recognition particle-docking protein FtsY, producing MLGFFKRKSLRDELKENPNQPEKWLKLAEKESDGEALANALIYSDGSLIIEALKLAKEKNLIEETLKHLPESEKEIKALFAGLNEKKNNNLSRARNFFETAAQSKNGKVRFLASYNIAEILKQEGLYNEALKKVEEIEPAVPESEKKTLQKLKKELEEKTGKRKTGFFKSFKEGLKKTREALNFSVFKGREIDEELFEELEERLILADIGVKTSLQLIEELRKETKKRKLKTSDELLEVLKEKLKSLLSQYAGELKIENQPSVILVLGVNGVGKTTTIGKLAKQLKDRGKSVLLAAADTFRAAAIEQLEVWAERAGVRIVKGSEGADPASVVFDAVQSLKAKGENILIVDTAGRLHNKDRLMKEIKKIKKVISREIPGEPSEILLVLDANTGQNAISQAKAFKEITDVTGIVLTKLDGTAKGGIVIAIASELKIPIKYIGIGEKIEDLRPFNPEEFVEGLFS from the coding sequence ATGCTCGGTTTCTTTAAAAGAAAAAGCCTTAGAGATGAGCTTAAAGAGAATCCTAATCAACCGGAAAAATGGCTTAAGTTAGCAGAAAAAGAGAGTGACGGTGAAGCCCTTGCTAACGCGTTGATATACAGCGACGGAAGCCTTATCATTGAAGCTCTTAAGCTTGCAAAAGAGAAAAATCTTATAGAAGAAACTTTAAAGCACCTACCTGAATCTGAAAAAGAGATAAAAGCTTTATTTGCGGGTTTAAACGAAAAGAAAAACAACAACCTTTCAAGGGCCCGTAATTTTTTTGAAACGGCTGCCCAATCAAAAAATGGAAAAGTCCGGTTCCTTGCAAGCTACAACATAGCAGAGATACTGAAACAGGAAGGACTGTACAACGAAGCCCTTAAAAAGGTAGAAGAGATTGAACCAGCTGTTCCTGAAAGCGAAAAGAAAACTTTACAAAAATTAAAGAAAGAACTTGAAGAAAAAACGGGAAAAAGAAAAACGGGATTTTTTAAAAGCTTCAAAGAGGGATTAAAAAAGACACGAGAGGCCCTAAACTTTTCCGTTTTTAAAGGAAGAGAGATAGACGAAGAACTCTTTGAAGAGCTTGAAGAAAGACTCATACTTGCAGACATAGGTGTAAAAACGAGCCTTCAACTTATAGAAGAGCTTAGAAAAGAAACGAAAAAGAGAAAGCTTAAAACATCTGACGAACTTCTTGAAGTCCTTAAAGAGAAACTGAAAAGTCTCCTTTCCCAATACGCAGGAGAACTAAAAATAGAAAATCAACCATCGGTCATTTTAGTTCTTGGCGTTAACGGAGTGGGAAAGACAACAACCATAGGAAAGCTTGCAAAACAGCTTAAAGATAGAGGGAAAAGTGTTCTCCTTGCCGCAGCAGACACGTTTAGAGCAGCTGCAATAGAACAGCTCGAAGTATGGGCTGAAAGGGCAGGTGTAAGAATAGTAAAGGGAAGCGAAGGAGCAGATCCTGCTTCTGTGGTGTTTGACGCTGTTCAGAGCCTTAAAGCTAAAGGAGAAAACATTCTTATTGTTGATACAGCAGGTAGACTTCACAATAAAGACAGATTAATGAAAGAGATTAAAAAGATTAAAAAAGTTATCAGCAGAGAGATACCGGGTGAACCGTCTGAAATTCTTCTTGTTCTTGACGCAAACACGGGACAGAACGCAATATCTCAGGCAAAAGCCTTCAAAGAGATAACAGATGTTACAGGAATTGTGCTTACCAAACTTGACGGCACAGCAAAAGGCGGAATAGTAATTGCCATAGCAAGTGAGCTGAAAATACCGATAAAGTACATCGGAATAGGTGAAAAAATAGAAGATTTAAGACCGTTCAACCCTGAAGAATTCGTTGAAGGACTTTTCAGTTAA
- a CDS encoding NAD(P)H-dependent glycerol-3-phosphate dehydrogenase has product MVIGILGSGSWGSALSIHFGRSGFNVVQWCREGDVANSINRERENKKYLNGVSYPDSVEAVSDIEVFFKKVKDVVFSVIPAQFTGDFWRRHREFLSKRKVICASKGIEISSLKLLSQVYAEAVGGDYFVLSGPTFAREVALGRPTAAVLAGKDIDKTFEMVNLLNTKLFRLYASDDVIGVETGGAMKNVIAIAAGISDGMELGSNARAALITRGLHEIKKLGLKLGGKEKTFYGLSGMGDLILTCTGNLSRNRQFGLTIGRGEGEVDKKYVVEGVHTVKAAVELSEKLNVEMPITRAVYDVVYERKNPSEIMLNLLSRPVKEE; this is encoded by the coding sequence ATGGTTATAGGTATTCTTGGTTCCGGGAGCTGGGGTTCTGCTCTCTCAATACATTTTGGGAGAAGCGGGTTTAACGTAGTTCAGTGGTGCCGTGAGGGGGATGTTGCTAACTCTATAAACAGGGAAAGGGAAAACAAAAAGTATCTTAATGGTGTTTCTTATCCCGATTCTGTAGAGGCGGTTTCTGACATAGAAGTTTTCTTTAAGAAGGTTAAGGATGTTGTCTTTTCAGTTATTCCTGCACAGTTCACAGGTGATTTCTGGAGGAGGCACAGAGAGTTTCTTTCAAAGAGAAAGGTTATATGTGCGAGTAAAGGGATTGAGATTTCTTCTCTAAAGTTGCTTTCTCAGGTTTACGCTGAAGCCGTTGGAGGTGACTACTTTGTTCTTTCAGGTCCCACATTTGCAAGGGAAGTTGCCCTTGGAAGGCCCACTGCAGCGGTTCTCGCCGGCAAAGACATAGATAAGACTTTTGAAATGGTTAATCTTTTAAACACGAAACTTTTCCGTCTGTATGCTTCTGACGATGTTATCGGTGTTGAAACAGGCGGTGCAATGAAAAACGTCATAGCCATTGCAGCAGGTATATCCGACGGTATGGAACTCGGGAGCAATGCCAGAGCAGCCTTGATAACAAGGGGACTTCATGAGATTAAGAAGCTTGGATTAAAGCTTGGTGGTAAAGAAAAGACCTTTTACGGCCTTTCAGGAATGGGAGATTTAATTCTTACATGCACGGGTAACCTTTCAAGAAACAGGCAGTTTGGCCTGACCATTGGAAGAGGTGAGGGAGAGGTTGATAAAAAGTACGTGGTTGAAGGTGTTCATACGGTGAAAGCGGCCGTTGAACTTTCGGAGAAATTGAATGTTGAGATGCCTATAACGCGGGCGGTTTATGATGTTGTGTATGAAAGAAAAAATCCTTCCGAAATAATGCTTAATCTGCTATCAAGGCCGGTGAAGGAAGAATGA
- the thiE gene encoding thiamine phosphate synthase encodes MDLKLYAITDERFMDETNIADKVAAAIEGGVSIIQYRAKKKDSLNMYREALIVRNVTKRYGVPFIVNDRLDIALAVSADGVHVGQSDLPVSIIRKIVGEHFIIGLSTHNLFQVERANEEEVNYIGFGPVFPTNTKEKPDPVVGVDGLSQAVKNSFHPVVAIGGINSDNIGSVLACKPAGIAVVRAIFDGDPFVNARKLREKIDAEMGRSLP; translated from the coding sequence ATGGATTTAAAACTCTATGCAATTACCGATGAGCGTTTTATGGATGAAACCAATATAGCCGATAAAGTGGCTGCGGCAATAGAGGGTGGTGTTTCCATCATTCAGTACAGGGCGAAGAAAAAAGATTCTCTTAATATGTATCGTGAAGCGTTGATTGTAAGGAATGTTACTAAAAGGTATGGGGTTCCCTTTATTGTTAATGACAGGCTTGACATAGCCCTTGCCGTTTCTGCCGATGGCGTTCACGTCGGGCAGAGTGATTTGCCGGTTTCTATAATCAGAAAGATTGTCGGGGAACATTTCATCATAGGACTTTCTACTCACAATCTGTTTCAGGTTGAAAGGGCAAACGAAGAAGAGGTTAATTACATAGGGTTTGGTCCTGTTTTTCCAACGAATACAAAAGAGAAACCTGATCCTGTAGTTGGAGTGGACGGTCTTTCTCAGGCAGTTAAAAACTCTTTTCATCCGGTTGTTGCAATTGGAGGAATTAATTCGGATAATATCGGTAGTGTTCTTGCCTGTAAACCTGCAGGTATTGCCGTTGTCAGGGCTATTTTTGATGGTGATCCTTTCGTAAATGCCAGAAAACTGAGAGAGAAGATAGATGCTGAGATGGGCAGAAGTTTACCTTGA